In Streptomyces sp. NBC_01707, a genomic segment contains:
- a CDS encoding peptidoglycan-binding protein has product MANPMSASELLAALLAEGLTVVEEGNWRTHNRNSKGAWGPVNGVMIHHTVTKGTAATVGIVRNGYADLPGPLCHGMIAKDGRIHLIGYGRTNHAGLGDDDVLQAVVAEKQLPSDNEANTDGNRHFYGFECENLGDGKDPWPGCQLEAIEKAAAAICRHHGWKAASVIGHKEWQPGKIDPHGFDMGEMRDGIDSRLGARPDKPKPPAQKPPARPPFPGRGAFGAGQSNGSILLLGQQLVRRGFGKHYRVGPSKSWGEADRLNLADFQRSNKQLAGDADGYPGPLTWHILFS; this is encoded by the coding sequence ATGGCGAACCCGATGAGCGCAAGCGAGCTGCTTGCCGCGCTGCTCGCCGAAGGTCTCACCGTTGTCGAAGAGGGCAACTGGCGTACGCACAACCGGAACAGCAAGGGTGCGTGGGGTCCGGTGAACGGTGTGATGATCCATCACACCGTGACCAAGGGCACCGCGGCCACGGTCGGGATCGTCCGCAACGGGTACGCGGACCTGCCGGGGCCCCTGTGTCACGGCATGATCGCGAAGGACGGCCGGATTCACCTGATCGGCTACGGCCGGACCAATCATGCGGGCCTCGGCGATGACGACGTGCTCCAGGCGGTCGTCGCGGAGAAGCAGCTGCCGTCGGACAACGAGGCGAACACCGACGGGAACAGGCACTTCTACGGCTTCGAGTGCGAGAACCTCGGCGACGGCAAAGACCCTTGGCCGGGCTGCCAGCTCGAAGCGATCGAGAAGGCCGCCGCCGCGATCTGCCGCCACCACGGGTGGAAGGCAGCTTCGGTGATCGGCCACAAGGAGTGGCAGCCCGGCAAGATCGACCCCCACGGCTTCGACATGGGCGAGATGCGTGACGGCATTGACAGCCGCCTCGGAGCCAGGCCGGACAAGCCGAAGCCGCCCGCGCAGAAGCCGCCCGCACGGCCGCCCTTCCCCGGCCGGGGCGCGTTCGGCGCCGGCCAGTCGAACGGCTCGATTCTGCTGCTCGGCCAGCAGCTGGTCCGCCGCGGCTTCGGCAAGCACTACCGGGTGGGGCCGTCGAAGTCGTGGGGCGAGGCCGATCGGCTGAACCTTGCCGACTTCCAGCGCTCCAACAAGCAGCTGGCCGGCGATGCCGACGGCTACCCCGGCCCGCTCACCTGGCACATCCTGTTCTCCTGA
- a CDS encoding nitrate reductase — translation MESSVDRIRDPWGSRVPHGRHARWPARVDTFLANGVESGMVQEWVQAASILHSDGDAMDIAVMDGRMVGVRGRATDRVNRGRLGPKDLFGWQANASPDRLTRPLVREGGRLVESDWETAMGRVVTRSQKLLKDRGPGSIGFYTSGQLFLEEYYTLAVLARAGIGTNHLDGNTRLCTSTAAEALKESFGCDGQPGSYDDIDHADVIALFGHNVAETQPVQWMRILDRLEGTEPPRLICVDPRPTQVARRATVHLAPRIGTNVALLNALLHEIIRTDRVDHAYIQAHTVGYEQLADRVKDCTPAWAASICDVPAVLIGEAAELLGTADRLLSTVLQGVYQSHQATAAAVQVNNLHLIRGMLGRPGAGVLQMNGQPTAQNTRECGANGDLPGFRNWQNDAHVADLAKVWNVEPSSIPHYAPPTHAMQMFRYAEQGSIRMLWVSGTNPAVSLPELARVRSILAQERLFVVVQDLFLTETAQFADVVLAAATWGEKTGTLTNADRTVHLSAKAVEPPGEAKPDLNIFLDYAARMDFRDKDGRPLVSWNDPESAFEAWKRCSAGRPCDYTGLTYAKLRDGSGIQWPVNEQAPDGTERLYTAGISWAHPDVCENYGKDLVTGAADGEVEYRHVNPDGKAMIKAVSYLPPYEIPNEEYPFQLTTGRTVYHFHTRTKTGRSPQLNEAAPDVWVEISEADAAAQDLSEGDLVEVRSPRGALRARLRLTGLRPGLLFVPFHYGYWDTPAGSGPDETTPGRAANETTITAWDPASKQPLFKTAAAALILIERGNGKRAPAPTNTASAPMDPASVPATLGGPRAQVSQAPDTTWDPPGDNR, via the coding sequence ATGGAGTCCTCGGTGGACCGGATCCGTGATCCGTGGGGCAGCCGTGTCCCACATGGGCGTCATGCACGCTGGCCGGCTCGGGTGGATACCTTCCTTGCCAACGGTGTGGAATCCGGCATGGTGCAGGAGTGGGTGCAGGCCGCCTCGATCCTCCATTCCGACGGGGATGCCATGGACATCGCCGTCATGGATGGTCGCATGGTCGGTGTGCGGGGGCGGGCGACCGACCGGGTCAACCGCGGCAGGCTGGGTCCCAAGGACCTGTTCGGCTGGCAGGCCAATGCCTCGCCCGACCGGCTGACCCGGCCGCTCGTGCGTGAGGGCGGGCGGCTGGTGGAGAGCGACTGGGAGACCGCGATGGGCCGCGTCGTCACCCGCTCCCAGAAGCTGCTGAAGGATCGCGGGCCCGGGTCTATCGGTTTCTACACCTCAGGGCAGCTGTTCCTGGAGGAGTACTACACCCTGGCGGTGCTGGCCCGGGCGGGTATCGGCACCAACCACCTTGACGGCAACACCCGGTTGTGCACCTCAACCGCCGCGGAGGCGCTCAAGGAGTCTTTCGGTTGTGACGGGCAGCCCGGCAGTTACGATGACATCGACCACGCCGACGTGATCGCCCTGTTCGGCCACAACGTCGCCGAGACCCAGCCCGTGCAGTGGATGCGGATCCTGGACCGGCTGGAGGGCACCGAACCGCCCCGGCTGATCTGTGTGGACCCGCGTCCTACCCAGGTGGCGCGCAGGGCGACGGTGCACCTCGCCCCGCGCATCGGCACCAATGTCGCCCTGCTCAACGCCCTGCTGCACGAGATCATCCGAACGGACCGCGTCGACCACGCGTACATCCAGGCCCACACGGTCGGATACGAGCAGCTCGCCGACCGCGTCAAGGACTGCACCCCCGCCTGGGCGGCCAGCATCTGCGATGTCCCGGCGGTACTGATCGGTGAGGCAGCCGAACTCCTCGGGACCGCCGACCGGTTACTGTCCACCGTGCTGCAGGGCGTTTACCAGTCCCACCAGGCCACGGCGGCCGCCGTCCAGGTCAACAACCTGCACCTGATTCGGGGCATGCTCGGGCGGCCGGGCGCCGGCGTGCTTCAGATGAACGGGCAGCCCACCGCCCAGAACACCCGGGAGTGCGGTGCCAACGGTGACCTGCCCGGGTTCCGCAACTGGCAGAACGACGCACATGTGGCCGACCTGGCCAAGGTGTGGAACGTGGAGCCAAGCTCCATCCCGCACTACGCGCCACCCACCCACGCCATGCAGATGTTCCGCTACGCCGAGCAGGGCTCGATCCGGATGCTGTGGGTCAGCGGCACCAACCCGGCCGTCTCGTTGCCCGAACTCGCCCGCGTCCGTTCCATCCTTGCCCAGGAAAGGCTCTTCGTCGTCGTACAGGATCTGTTCCTGACCGAGACGGCACAGTTCGCCGACGTGGTGCTGGCTGCCGCCACCTGGGGCGAGAAGACGGGCACCCTCACCAACGCCGACCGCACCGTGCATCTGTCCGCCAAGGCCGTCGAACCGCCAGGAGAGGCGAAACCGGACCTCAACATCTTCCTCGACTACGCCGCCCGGATGGACTTCCGTGACAAGGACGGCAGACCGCTAGTCTCCTGGAACGACCCGGAGTCCGCGTTCGAGGCGTGGAAGCGATGCAGCGCCGGCCGTCCTTGTGACTACACCGGCCTCACCTATGCAAAGCTGCGCGACGGTAGCGGCATTCAATGGCCGGTCAACGAGCAGGCGCCGGACGGTACCGAGCGGCTCTACACCGCCGGCATCAGCTGGGCACACCCCGATGTGTGCGAGAACTACGGCAAGGACCTGGTGACGGGGGCCGCGGACGGCGAGGTGGAGTACCGCCACGTGAACCCGGACGGCAAGGCCATGATCAAGGCGGTCAGCTACCTGCCACCCTACGAGATCCCCAACGAGGAGTACCCCTTCCAGCTGACGACGGGCCGCACCGTCTACCACTTCCACACCCGCACCAAGACGGGACGCTCACCCCAGCTGAACGAAGCGGCTCCGGATGTGTGGGTCGAGATCAGCGAAGCGGACGCCGCCGCACAGGACCTTTCCGAGGGCGACCTGGTCGAGGTCCGTTCACCCCGCGGCGCGCTTCGCGCCCGACTGCGCCTCACAGGGCTTCGGCCAGGACTGCTGTTCGTGCCGTTCCATTACGGCTACTGGGACACGCCCGCCGGTTCCGGTCCGGACGAGACCACGCCGGGCCGGGCGGCGAACGAGACGACGATCACCGCCTGGGACCCTGCCTCCAAGCAGCCACTGTTCAAGACAGCCGCAGCCGCCCTCATCCTCATCGAACGCGGCAACGGGAAACGGGCCCCTGCACCCACCAACACCGCGTCCGCCCCGATGGACCCTGCAAGCGTCCCGGCCACCCTCGGGGGACCGCGAGCGCAAGTGTCACAGGCTCCGGACACCACATGGGACCCTCCGGGAGACAACCGTTGA
- a CDS encoding DUF6766 family protein, whose protein sequence is MRRFVRDNGLSLGFGIAFLFALAGQAVAGHAEFNHQLATDGFAQISFGNYLMSSDFAVDVTENWQSEYLQFFLYIVATVWLLQRGSPESKALSKAGTESDQEQRAGEHASHDSPRWAGIGGARQALFSRSLGLVMGGLFLLSWLAQSVSGVAAYNEQQLRQLRAPIDWGSYLASADFWSRSLQNWQSELLAVASMAILSVYLRQRGSPESKPVGTPHTSTGVEG, encoded by the coding sequence ATGCGCCGCTTCGTACGTGACAACGGGCTGAGCCTGGGCTTCGGCATCGCGTTCCTCTTCGCCCTCGCAGGACAGGCGGTCGCCGGGCATGCGGAATTCAACCATCAGCTGGCAACTGACGGCTTCGCGCAGATCAGCTTCGGAAATTACCTGATGTCCTCGGACTTCGCCGTCGATGTGACGGAGAACTGGCAGTCGGAATACCTGCAGTTCTTCCTGTACATCGTCGCGACCGTCTGGCTGCTGCAACGCGGATCCCCTGAGTCCAAGGCACTGAGCAAGGCGGGCACCGAGTCGGATCAAGAACAGCGGGCAGGTGAACATGCCAGTCACGATTCACCGCGCTGGGCCGGTATCGGCGGCGCCCGCCAAGCGCTGTTCTCGCGCTCACTGGGCCTGGTCATGGGCGGACTGTTCCTGCTGTCGTGGCTGGCGCAGTCAGTCTCCGGAGTCGCCGCGTACAACGAACAGCAACTACGCCAGCTTCGGGCCCCCATCGACTGGGGAAGCTATCTCGCCTCCGCCGACTTCTGGAGCCGCAGCCTGCAGAACTGGCAGTCCGAGCTCCTCGCAGTAGCCTCCATGGCCATCCTCTCCGTCTACCTACGCCAGCGCGGCTCCCCGGAATCCAAACCCGTCGGCACCCCCCACACCTCAACCGGGGTCGAGGGATAA